From the genome of Impatiens glandulifera chromosome 9, dImpGla2.1, whole genome shotgun sequence, one region includes:
- the LOC124913866 gene encoding subtilisin-like protease SBT5.6, with the protein MSIIHTCGFLLILVLRFASTLANQHTYIVYFRGHSRDKTPSEVEDVHLSHIELVKGSREEAKASLLYSYKKVINGFSAMLSPEEATQLSGMEGVASVIRTDPRGYQLHTSRSWDFVSTLDQDNGEGGQWNDRLHKKLLRKAKYGQDLIVGVLDSGIWPESASFKDGGMEPVPSTWKGKCQTGTNFKKSHCNRKIIGAQYFIKGFEAQYGSLNKSEDYRSPRDKNGHGTHTASTIGGRRVHNVSAIGGFAPGTVSGGVPLVRLAIYKVCWAPPGSKGGTACMPADILAAIEAAVNDGVHVMSMSIGSTPAQPYDGDMIAIGSLAAIKENVVSVCSAGNSGPTPSLIGNVAPWVLTVAASSLDRDFPAFLVLGNGQKFQGQSVTSFQTPQTHPLVIGSDVEIKGTTNVNTTGYCKEGTLLSSAVKGKIVLCKGEFPGNDWEVKQVGGAGVIQVIKLANVTQSAYSPLLLPGLAISMADAFKVISYARTHKNPTVTLFPGKTSLSGSEPAPQMAWFSSRGPNNLNPNILKPDITAPGLNILAAWSEGTSPTPLVADHRVAKYNILSGTSMSCPHVSASVLLLKAIHPSWSSAAVRSALMTTAGTKNNKGTLIRNEVGNEATAFDYGSGHIRPYRAVDPGLVYDATFDDYALFLCSGGYDFAVDHECPKNPPSPSDLNYPSLAISNLKGKRTVLRTVTNVGKGKSVYNVTVVSPTGYSVNIAPKTLYFGKVGEKKNFTVSVEGNTKEKGKYAFGWFEWRDGIHSVRSPIVVSSK; encoded by the exons ATGTCTATCATTCATACATGTGGTTTCCTTCTCATTCTAGTCCTTCGATTCGCTTCCACACTTGCGAATCAACACACTTACATTGTGTATTTTCGGGGGCATAGCAGAGACAAGACACCGAGCGAGGTTGAAGATGTCCATCTCTCCCACATTGAATTGGTGAAGGGTTCGAGGGAGGAAGCAAAGGCGTCGCTTCTCTACAGCTACAAGAAAGTCATCAATGGCTTCTCTGCAATGCTCTCCCCCGAAGAAGCCACGCAGTTATCGGGTATGGAAGGAGTTGCCTCGGTTATTCGCACTGACCCAAGAGGCTACCAACTTCATACATCGAGATCATGGGATTTTGTGAGCACACTTGACCAGGATAACGGAGAAGGAGGACAATGGAACGACCGATTACATAAAAAGTTGCTTAGAAAAGCAAAGTATGGACAAGATCTAATTGTTGGTGTCTTGGACTCAG GTATATGGCCAGAATCAGCAAGCTTCAAGGACGGAGGAATGGAGCCTGTCCCAAGTACATGGAAAGGGAAATGTCAAACTGGtactaatttcaaaaaatctcaTTGCAACag GAAAATAATTGGAGCTCAATACTTTATAAAAGGTTTCGAGGCACAATACGGTAGTCTCAACAAATCCGAGGACTACCGATCTCCCCGTGACAAGAATGGTCACGGTACCCACACGGCCTCTACCATAGGTGGCCGTAGGGTTCACAATGTTTCTGCCATCGGTGGATTCGCCCCAGGCACCGTTTCCGGTGGTGTTCCACTCGTGCGCCTGGCAATATACAAAGTATGTTGGGCGCCGCCCGGATCCAAAGGCGGCACTGCATGTATGCCGGCTGACATACTCGCAGCTATTGAAGCCGCGGTAAACGATGGAGTTCATGTTATGAGTATGTCTATAGGTAGCACCCCGGCACAACCCTACGATGGAGACATGATCGCTATTGGATCCTTGGCTGCAATTAAAGAAAATGTAGTCTCAGTTTGCAGCGCCGGGAATAGTGGGCCCACACCTTCGTTGATAGGAAACGTCGCGCCATGGGTTCTAACTGTGGCCGCTAGCAGCCTTGACCGAGATTTTCCAGCTTTCCTGGTTTTAGGGAACGGACAAAAATTCCAG GGCCAATCAGTAACATCTTTTCAAACGCCACAGACGCATCCCCTGGTTATTGGTTCAGACGTTGAAATCAAAGGAACCACGAATGTCAATACAACTGG ATATTGCAAAGAAGGTACGCTTTTATCGAGCGCAGTAAAAGGGAAGATTGTATTATGCAAAGGAGAATTTCCGGGCAATGACTGGGAGGTGAAGCAAGTTGGAGGTGCCGGCGTGATTCAGGTTATAAAGCTTGCCAACGTCACCCAAAGCGCCTATAGCCCTCTGTTACTACCCGGGTTAGCCATATCTATGGCAGATGCATTTAAAGTTATAAGCTATGCTCGAACCCATAAGAATCCAACCGTCACTTTGTTTCCTGGTAAGACTAGTTTGAGCGGTTCTGAACCCGCCCCTCAGATGGCTTGGTTCTCCTCTCGTGGACCCAACAACCTGAATCCGAATATTCTTAAACCCGATATCACCGCACCCGGATTGAATATATTGGCTGCATGGAGTGAAGGAACTTCTCCTACTCCTTTAGTTGCCGATCATCGTGTAGCAAAATATAACATCCTGTCGGGAACTTCAATGTCCTGTCCTCACGTTTCTGCCTCGGTTCTTCTTCTCAAAGCCATTCACCCTAGTTGGAGTAGCGCCGCAGTAAGGTCAGCCCTTATGACCACGGCTGGAACTAAGAATAACAAGGGAACGTTGATAAGAAATGAAGTTGGAAACGAGGCAACCGCGTTTGATTATGGATCGGGGCATATTCGACCTTATAGAGCGGTTGATCCTGGCCTTGTCTACGATGCCACTTTTGATGATTACGCTCTTTTCCTCTGTAGTGGTGGATATGATTTCGCAGTAGATCACGAGTGTCCGAAGAACCCTCCTTCACCTAGCGATCTCAATTACCCTTCTTTGGCGATCTCAAATCTAAAAGGGAAGAGGACCGTCTTAAGGACGGTGACAAATGTTGGCAAGGGTAAGAGCGTTTATAACGTGACGGTTGTGTCTCCGACGGGATATTCGGTTAACATAGCACCGAAAACGTTGTATTTTGGTAAGGTAGGTGAGAAGAAGAATTTCACGGTAAGCGTTGAAGGAAATACAAAGGAGAAAGGAAAGTATGCATTTGGGTGGTTTGAATGGAGAGATGGGATTCACTCTGTAAGGAGCCCAATTGTTGTCTCTTCAAAATAA
- the LOC124916240 gene encoding subtilisin-like protease SBT5.6 gives MSIIHTCGFLLILVLRFASTLANQHTYIVYFRGHSRDKTTSEVEDVHLSHIELVKGSREEAKASLLYSYKKVINGFSAMLSPEEATQLSGMEGDNGEGGQWDRLNEKLLRKAKYGQDLIVGVLDSGIWPESASFNDEGMEPVPSIWKGKCQTGYEAHFGSLNTTEEYRSPRDKNGHGTHTASTVGGRRVHNVSAIGGFALGTVSGGVPLVRLAIYKVCWLPPGSKGGTACLPADTLAAIEAALNVGVHVLSMSLGSTPAQPYGIDGVANGSLAAIKENVVSVCSAGNSGPTPSLIGNVAPWVLTVAASSLDRDFPAFLVLGNGLKIQGQSITSFQTPQTHPLVIGSDVEINGTTDVNTTGYCNEETLLSSAVKGKIVLCKGEFPGNDWEVKQVGGAGVIKVIDLANITQTTLSPMLLPGIVISMADEFKVETTVVPKECVEAAKADRGTSCSEFEGRCTINCSKTKRN, from the exons aTGTCTATCATTCATACATGTGGTTTCCTTCTCATTCTAGTCCTTCGATTCGCTTCCACACTTGCGAATCAACACACGTACATTGTGTATTTTCGGGGGCATAGCAGAGACAAGACAACGAGCGAGGTTGAAGATGTCCATCTCTCCCACATTGAATTGGTGAAGGGTTCGAGGGAGGAAGCAAAGGCGTCGCTCCTCTACAGCTACAAGAAAGTCATCAATGGCTTCTCTGCAATGCTCTCCCCCGAAGAAGCCACGCAGTTATCGGGTATGGAAGGA GATAACGGAGAAGGAGGACAATGGGACCGATTAAATGAAAAGTTGCTTAGAAAAGCAAAGTATGGACAAGATCTAATTGTTGGTGTTTTGGACTCAG GTATATGGCCAGAATCAGCAAGCTTCAATGATGAAGGAATGGAGCCTGTCCCAAGTATATGGAAAGGAAAATGTCAGACTG GTTACGAGGCACATTTCGGTAGTCTCAACACAACGGAGGAGTATCGATCTCCCCGTGACAAGAATGGTCACGGTACCCACACGGCCTCTACCGTAGGCGGCCGTAGGGTTCACAATGTTTCTGCCATCGGTGGATTCGCCCTAGGCACTGTCTCCGGCGGTGTTCCACTCGTGCGCCTGGCAATATACAAAGTATGTTGGCTGCCGCCTGGATCCAAAGGCGGCACTGCATGTTTGCCGGCCGACACACTCGCAGCTATTGAAGCCGCCCTAAACGTTGGAGTTCATGTTTTGAGTATGTCTCTCGGTAGCACCCCGGCACAACCTTACGGTATAGACGGGGTCGCTAATGGATCTTTGGCTGCAATTAAAGAAAATGTAGTCTCAGTTTGCAGCGCCGGGAATAGTGGGCCCACACCTTCGTTGATAGGAAACGTCGCGCCATGGGTTCTAACTGTGGCCGCTAGCAGCCTCGATCGAGATTTTCCAGCTTTCCTGGTTTTAGGAAACGGACTGAAAATTCag GGGCAATCAATAACATCTTTCCAAACGCCACAGACGCATCCACTGGTTATTGGTTCAGACGTTGAAATCAATGGAACCACAGATGTCAACACAACTGG ATATTGCAATGAAGAGACTCTTTTATCGAGCGCAGTGAAAGGAAAGATTGTATTATGCAAAGGAGAATTTCCGGGCAATGACTGGGAGGTGAAACAAGTTGGAGGTGCCGGCGTGATTAAGGTTATAGACCTTGCCAACATCACCCAAACCACCCTTAGCCCTATGTTACTACCCGGGATAGTCATATCTATGGCAGATGAATTTAAAGTCGAGACGACAGTTGTTCCAAAAGAATGTGTGGAAGCGGCTAAAGCCGATCGAGGCACCAGTTGTTCCGAATTCGAAGGCAGGTGCACCATTAATTGCTCCAAAACcaaaagaaactaa
- the LOC124916241 gene encoding subtilisin-like protease SBT5.6: MKKFIISLFLLSKILTSIALQQVYVAYLGEHSGEKTEQEIEEIHHNYLHSVKGSRSQAKSSIVYSYKNVINGFSAVLTHQEAAVLSGMEGVVSVFHNHPRTYGLHTTRSWDFTSLLEGAGTPNNGYEDLLLKANQGKDIIVGVLDTGIWPESESFNDKGMEPVPASWNGTCQTGTDFNSSHCNRKIVGARYYLNGFEKTFGSLNETEEYRSARDKDGHGTHTASTIGGRHVYNVSALGGFARGTAVGGAPLVRLAIYKVCWLIPGQPRLTGVTCNSADMLAAIDQAIADGVHVLSISIGGNESIPFDQDLKAIGALHATRRNIVVACSAGNFGPTPSTVTNTAPWILTVAASSIDREFPAPVVLGNGMKFAVGQTISPFDIAVMRPLILGFDAEEPDIPTNIRGACFSGTLKPSLVKGKIVICFSSSSSSSDGVARAGGAGAILLNSFNGTQIQQESHIIPAIIVSQADGLKIINYTRSATNPMATLIRGTTVLGTKPAPVMAPFTSVGPNGIDFNLLKPDITAPGMNILAAWTEGISPTKLEGDHRIAKYNMLSGTSMSCPHVAAAAALLKAIHPNWSSAAIRSALMTTIYIAGVVNNVGTEITDANEKQANPFQFGSGHFNPSKAVDPGLVYDATYTDYLIYLCNNGFKLDPTFTCPTNVPTSSNNLNYPSLAVSNLRGPVTVVRTVTNVGNAVSVYNVTWRSPTGYSVVVSPTTLYFNRVGEKKSFNVTVTAATNGRTGSGFSFGWYSWSDGIHFVRSPIAVSSA, translated from the exons ATGAAGAAGTTTATTATATCTCTTTTTCTCCTTTCCAAGATTCTCACCTCAATTGCACTGCAACAG GTTTATGTGGCGTACCTGGGAGAACACAGTGGAGAGAAAACAGAGCAAGAAATAGAAGAAATTCATCACAATTATCTTCACTCTGTAAAAGGGTCGAGATCCCAAGCTAAATCTTCTATTGTCTACAGCTACAAGAACGTCATCAATGGCTTCTCCGCCGTCCTCACCCATCAAGAAGCCGCCGTCTTATCTG gaATGGAAGGAGTGGTGTCGGTGTTCCACAACCACCCTAGGACATACGGGCTACACACGACAAGATCGTGGGACTTCACGAGCTTGCTCGAAGGAGCAGGGACTCCAAACAACGGTTACGAAGATTTATTGCTCAAGGCGAACCAAGGAAAAGATATCATCGTCGGAGTTCTAGATACAGGAATATGGCCGGAATCAGAAAGTTTCAACGACAAAGGGATGGAACCTGTCCCGGCATCATGGAACGGGACATGCCAGACTGGAACTGACTTCAATTCTTCCCATTGTAAcag aAAAATAGTGGGGGCCAGGTATTATTTGAACGGTTTCGAGAAAACCTTCGGCAGCCTGAACGAAACAGAAGAGTACCGTTCAGCCCGAGACAAAGACGGTCACGGGACTCACACCGCCTCGACTATAGGTGGTCGGCATGTCTATAATGTCTCCGCCCTTGGCGGCTTTGCCCGTGGCACAGCCGTGGGCGGTGCCCCACTTGTCAGGCTAGCCATATACAAAGTTTGTTGGTTGATTCCAGGTCAGCCGAGACTAACTGGAGTTACTTGCAATTCGGCAGACATGCTAGCCGCAATAGACCAGGCCATTGCAGACGGAGTCCACGTGCTTAGCATATCTATAGGAGGAAACGAGAGTATTCCCTTTGATCAAGACTTGAAGGCAATCGGAGCACTACACGCCACTCGCCGGAATATCGTCGTTGCTTGTAGCGCCGGGAACTTTGGGCCGACGCCATCCACCGTCACTAATACTGCTCCCTGGATTTTAACCGTCGCTGCAAGCAGCATAGATCGGGAGTTCCCCGCTCCTGTTGTTTTGGGAAATGGAATGAAATTTGCGGTA GGACAAACAATATCACCTTTCGATATAGCAGTAATGCGACCACTTATACTTGGATTTGATGCAGAAGAACCAGACATTCCAACAAATATCCGagg AGCATGTTTTTCTGGAACCCTTAAACCATCTCTTGTAAAAGGTAAGATTGTGATTTGTTTTTCATCCAGTTCTTCGAGCTCCGACGGTGTGGCAAGAGCAGGAGGAGCCGGCGCTATACTATTAAACTCATTCAATGGAACTCAAATACAACAAGAGAGCCACATAATTCCCGCAATTATTGTTAGTCAAGCAGATGGCCTTAAAATCATCAACTACACTCGTAGCGCCACCAATCCCATGGCAACCTTAATCCGAGGAACAACAGTATTGGGTACTAAACCCGCACCTGTCATGGCTCCATTCACCTCAGTCGGTCCAAACGGCATAGATTTTAACCTCCTTAAG CCTGATATTACTGCCCCGGGGATGAATATCCTTGCAGCCTGGACTGAAGGAATTTCCCCAACAAAACTGGAAGGTGATCATCGCATAGCAAAGTACAACATGCTTTCGGGAACTTCCATGTCCTGTCCCCATGTTGCTGCGGCCGCCGCACTTCTCAAAGCCATTCACCCCAATTGGAGTAGTGCTGCTATTAGATCTGCCCTCATGACAACCA tatatatagctggAGTAGTTAACAATGTGGGCACGGAGATAACAGACGCGAACGAAAAGCAAGCAAACCCATTCCAATTTGGATCAGGACACTTCAACCCGTCTAAAGCGGTGGATCCAGGGCTAGTTTACGATGCAACTTACACAGACTATCTGATTTACCTATGCAACAATGGCTTCAAGCTTGATCCGACATTTACATGCCCGACAAATGTACCGACGTCCTCAAACAATCTAAACTATCCTTCTCTGGCCGTCTCAAATCTTAGAGGACCCGTGACCGTGGTGAGGACCGTTACAAACGTAGGCAATGCCGTGAGTGTCTATAATGTAACTTGGCGTTCTCCGACAGGTTATTCGGTCGTGGTTTCACCTACAACGTTGTATTTCAACCGGGTAGGGGAGAAGAAGAGCTTCAACGTGACGGTTACGGCCGCAACAAATGGAAGGACGGGGAGTGGATTCTCCTTTGGTTGGTATAGCTGGAGTGATGGCATCCATTTTGTTAGAAGTCCAATTGCTGTATCATCTGCTTAA
- the LOC124915212 gene encoding subtilisin-like protease SBT5.6, with product MSIIHTCGFLLILVLRFASTLANQHTYIVYFRGHSRDKTPSEVEDVHLSHIELVKGSRKEAKASLLYSYKKVINGFSAMLSPEEATQLSGMEGVASVIRTDPRGYELHTSRSWDFVSTLDQDNGEGGQWNDRLHKKLLRKAKYGQDLIVGVLDSGIWPESASFKDGGMEPVPSTWKGKCQTGTNFKKSHCNRKIIGAQYFIKGYEAQYGSLNTTEEYRSPRDKIGHGTHTASTIGGRRVHNVSAIGGFAPGTASGGVPLVRLAIYKVCWAAPGSKGGTACMPADTLAALDAAVNDGVHVMSMSIGSTPAQPYGEDEIAVGSLFAIKENIVSVCSAGNSGPTPSLIGNVAPWILTVAASSLDRDFPAFLVLGNGQKFQGQSATSFQTPQTHPLVIGVDAEIKGTTNVNTTGYCKEGTLLSSAVKGKIVLCFGEFPGNDWEVKQVGGAGVIQVITLANVTQTTLSPVLLPGIVISLADAIKVVSYARTNKNPTVTLFPGKTRLGGSEPAPQMAWFSSRGPNNLNPNILKPDITAPGLNILAAWSEGTSPTPLVADHRVAKYKMDSGTSMSCPHVSASVLLLKAIHPSWSSAALRSALMTTAGTKNNKGTLIRNEVGNEATPFDYGSGHIRPYRAVDPGLVYDATFDDYFLFLCSGGYDFVAGECPKNPPSPSDLNYPSLAISNLKGKRTVLRTVTNVGKGKSVYNVTVMSPTGYSVNIAPKTLYFGKVGEKKNFTVSVEGNTKEKGKYAFGWFEWKDGIHSVRSPIVVSSA from the exons ATGTCTATCATTCATACATGTGGTTTCCTTCTCATTCTAGTCCTTCGATTCGCTTCCACACTTGCCAATCAACACACGTACATTGTGTATTTTCGGGGGCATAGCAGAGACAAGACACCGAGCGAGGTTGAAGATGTCCATCTCTCCCACATTGAATTGGTGAAGGGTTCGAGGAAGGAAGCAAAGGCGTCGCTCCTCTACAGCTACAAGAAAGTCATCAATGGCTTCTCTGCAATGCTCTCCCCCGAAGAAGCCACACAGTTATCGGGTATGGAAGGAGTTGCCTCGGTTATTCGCACTGACCCGAGAGGCTACGAACTTCATACATCGAGATCATGGGATTTTGTGAGCACACTTGACCAGGATAACGGAGAAGGAGGACAATGGAACGACCGATTACATAAAAAGTTGCTTAGAAAAGCAAAGTATGGACAAGATCTAATTGTTGGTGTCTTGGACTCAG GTATATGGCCAGAATCAGCAAGCTTCAAGGACGGAGGAATGGAGCCTGTCCCAAGTACATGGAAAGGGAAATGTCAAACTGGtactaatttcaaaaaatctcaTTGCAACag GAAAATAATTGGAGCTCAATACTTCATAAAAGGTTACGAGGCACAATACGGTAGTCTCAACACAACCGAGGAGTATCGATCTCCGCGTGACAAGATTGGCCACGGTACCCACACGGCCTCCACAATAGGCGGCCGTAGGGTACACAATGTTTCTGCCATCGGTGGATTCGCCCCAGGCACCGCCTCCGGTGGTGTTCCACTCGTGCGCCTGGCAATATACAAAGTATGTTGGGCGGCGCCCGGATCCAAAGGCGGCACTGCATGTATGCCGGCCGACACACTCGCAGCTCTTGACGCCGCGGTAAACGATGGAGTTCATGTTATGAGTATGTCTATAGGTAGCACCCCGGCACAACCCTACGGTGAAGACGAGATCGCTGTTGGATCATTGTTtgcaattaaagaaaatatagtcTCAGTTTGCAGCGCCGGGAATAGTGGGCCCACACCTTCGTTGATAGGAAACGTCGCGCCATGGATTCTAACTGTGGCCGCTAGCAGCCTTGACCGAGATTTTCCAGCTTTCCTGGTTTTAGGGAACGGACAAAAATTCCAG GGGCAATCAGCAACATCTTTTCAAACGCCACAGACGCATCCCCTGGTTATTGGTGTAGACGCTGAAATCAAAGGAACCACGAATGTCAACACAACTGG ATATTGTAAAGAAGGGACGCTTTTATCGAGCGCAGTGAAAGGGAAGATTGTATTATGCTTTGGAGAATTTCCGGGCAATGACTGGGAGGTGAAACAAGTTGGAGGTGCCGGCGTCATTCAGGTTATCACCCTTGCCAACGTCACCCAAACCACACTTAGCCCTGTGTTATTACCCGGGATAGTCATATCTCTGGCAGATGCAATTAAAGTTGTAAGCTATGCTCGAACCAATAAGAATCCAACCGTCACTCTGTTTCCTGGTAAGACTAGATTGGGCGGTTCTGAACCCGCCCCTCAGATGGCCTGGTTCTCCTCTCGTGGACCCAACAACCTGAATCCGAATATTCTTAAACCCGATATCACCGCACCCGGATTGAATATATTGGCTGCATGGAGTGAAGGAACTTCTCCTACTCCTTTAGTTGCCGATCATCGTGTAGCAAAATATAAAATGGATTCGGGCACTTCAATGTCGTGTCCTCACGTTTCTGCCTCGGTTCTTCTTCTCAAAGCCATTCACCCTAGTTGGAGTAGCGCCGCTTTAAGGTCAGCCCTTATGACCACGGCTGGAACTAAGAATAACAAGGGAACGTTGATAAGAAATGAAGTTGGAAACGAGGCAACCCCGTTTGATTATGGATCTGGGCATATTCGACCTTATAGAGCGGTTGATCCTGGCCTTGTCTACGATGCtacttttgatgattacttTCTTTTCCTCTGTAGTGGTGGATATGATTTCGTAGCAGGCGAGTGTCCGAAGAACCCTCCTTCACCCAGCGATCTCAATTACCCTTCTTTGGCGATCTCAAATCTAAAAGGGAAGAGGACCGTCTTAAGGACGGTTACAAATGTTGGCAAGGGTAAGAGCGTTTACAACGTGACGGTTATGTCTCCAACAGGATATTCGGTTAACATAGCACCGAAAACGTTGTATTTTGGTAAGGTAGGGGAGAAGAAGAATTTCACGGTAAGTGTTGAAGGAAATACAAAGGAGAAAGGAAAATATGCATTTGGGTGGTTTGAATGGAAGGATGGTATTCACTCTGTAAGGAGTCCAATTGTTGTCTCATCGGCCTAA
- the LOC124916242 gene encoding subtilisin-like protease SBT5.6, producing INVQVYVVYLGEHSGEKTEQEIEEIHHNYLHSVKGSRSQAKSSIVYSYKNVINGFSAVLTPQEAAVLSVLLNCNYIFFLFSLLLLGMEGVVSVFHNHPRTYGLHTTRSWDFTSLLEGAGTPNNGYEDLLLKANQGKDIIVGVLDTGIWPESESFNDKGMEPVPASWNGTCQTGTDFNSSHCNRKIVGASYYLDGYEKIYGSLNETEEFRSARDKDGHGTHTASTIGGRHVYNASALGGFARGTAVGGAPLVRLAIYKVCWLIPGEPRESGMTCIPADMLAAMDQAIADGVHVLSISIGGNESIPFDQDLMAIGALHATRRNIVVACSAGNSGPTPSTVTNTAPWILTVAASSIDREFPAPVVLGNGMKFAGQTISPFDIAEMRPLILGLDAEEPDTPTNIRGGCFAGTLKPSLVKGKIVICLSSSSSSSDGVARAGGAGVILLNSYNGTQIQQESHIIPAIIVSQVDGLQIINYTRSATNPMATLIRGTTVLGTKPAPVMAPFTSVGPNGIDFNLLKPDITAPGMNILAAWTEGISPTKLEGDHRIAKYNMLSGTSMSCPHVAAAAALLKAIHPDWSSAAIRSALMTTAGVVNNVGTAITDANEKQANPFQFGSGHFNPSKAVDPGLVYDATYTDYLIYLCSNGYKVDSTFTCPTNVSSSNNLNYPSLAVSNLIGPVTVVRTVTNVGNAVSVYNVTGRSPAGYSVVVSPTTLYFNRIGEKKSFNVTVTAATNGRTGSGFSFGWYSWSDGIHFVRSPIVISSA from the exons attaatgtgcaGGTTTATGTTGTGTATCTGGGAGAGCACAGTGGAGAGAAAACAGAGCAGGAAATAGAAGAAATTCATCACAATTATCTTCACTCTGTAAAAGGGTCGAGATCCCAAGCTAAATCTTCTATTGTCTACAGCTACAAGAACGTCATCAATGGCTTCTCAGCCGTCCTCACCCCTCAAGAGGCCGCAGTCTTATCTG tttTGCTTAATTGTAATTacatcttcttcttattctcattattattattaggaatGGAAGGAGTGGTGTCGGTGTTCCACAACCACCCTAGGACATACGGGCTACACACGACAAGATCGTGGGACTTCACGAGCTTGCTCGAAGGAGCAGGGACTCCAAACAACGGTTACGAAGATTTATTGCTGAAGGCCAACCAAGGAAAAGATATCATCGTCGGAGTTCTAGATACAGGAATATGGCCGGAATCAGAAAGTTTCAACGACAAAGGGATGGAACCTGTCCCGGCATCATGGAACGGGACATGCCAAACTGGAACTGACTTCAATTCTTCCCACTGTAACAG aaaaATAGTGGGAGCTAGTTATTATTTGGATGGCTACGAAAAAATCTACGGCAGCCTGAACGAAACAGAAGAGTTTCGTTCAGCTCGAGACAAAGACGGTCACGGGACACACACCGCCTCGACTATAGGTGGTCGGCATGTCTACAATGCCTCCGCCCTTGGCGGCTTTGCCCGTGGCACAGCCGTGGGAGGTGCCCCACTTGTCAGGCTAGCCATATACAAAGTTTGTTGGTTGATTCCAGGTGAGCCGAGAGAATCTGGAATGACTTGCATTCCGGCAGACATGCTAGCCGCAATGGACCAGGCCATTGCAGACGGAGTCCACGTGCTTAGCATATCTATAGGAGGAAACGAGAGTATTCCCTTTGATCAAGACTTGATGGCAATCGGAGCACTACACGCCACTCGCCGGAATATCGTCGTTGCTTGTAGCGCCGGGAACTCTGGCCCCACGCCATCCACCGTCACAAATACTGCTCCCTGGATTTTAACCGTCGCTGCAAGCAGCATAGATCGGGAGTTCCCCGCTCCTGTTGTTTTGGGAAATGGAATGAAATTTGCG GGACAAACAATATCTCCTTTCGATATAGCAGAAATGCGACCACTTATACTTGGATTGGATGCAGAAGAACCTGACACTCCAACAAATATCCGagg AGGATGTTTTGCTGGAACCCTTAAACCATCTCTTGTAAAAGGTAAGATTGTGATATGTTTATCATCCAGTTCTTCGAGCTCCGACGGTGTGGCAAGAGCAGGCGGAGCCGGCGTAATACTATTAAACTCGTACAATGGAACTCAAATACAACAAGAGAGCCACATAATTCCCGCAATTATTGTTAGTCAAGTAGATGgccttcaaatcatcaactacaCACGTAGCGCCACCAATCCCATGGCAACCTTAATCCGAGGAACAACAGTATTGGGTACTAAACCCGCACCTGTTATGGCTCCATTCACCTCAGTCGGTCCAAACGGCATAGATTTTAACCTCCTTAAG CCTGATATTACTGCCCCGGGGATGAATATCCTTGCAGCCTGGACTGAAGGAATTTCCCCAACAAAACTGGAAGGTGATCATCGCATAGCAAAGTACAACATGCTTTCGGGAACTTCCATGTCCTGTCCCCATGTTGCTGCGGCCGCCGCACTTCTCAAAGCCATTCACCCCGATTGGAGTAGTGCTGCTATTAGATCTGCCCTCATGACAACCG ctGGAGTAGTTAACAATGTGGGCACGGCGATAACAGACGCAAACGAAAAGCAAGCAAACCCATTCCAATTTGGATCAGGACACTTCAACCCGTCTAAAGCTGTGGATCCAGGGCTAGTTTACGATGCAACTTACACAGACTATCTCATTTACCTATGTAGCAATGGCTACAAGGTCGATTCGACGTTTACATGCCCGACAAATGTATCTTCCTCAAACAATCTAAACTATCCTTCTCTGGCCGTCTCAAATCTTATAGGACCCGTAACCGTGGTGAGGACCGTTACAAACGTAGGCAATGCCGTGAGTGTCTATAATGTAACTGGGCGTTCTCCGGCAGGTTATTCGGTCGTGGTTTCACCTACAACGTTGTACTTCAACCGGATAGGGGAGAAGAAGAGCTTCAACGTGACGGTTACCGCCGCCACAAATGGAAGGACGGGGAGTGGATTCTCCTTTGGTTGGTATAGTTGGAGTGATGGGATCCATTTTGTTAGAAGTCCAATTGTTATATCATCTgcttaa